From a region of the Eretmochelys imbricata isolate rEreImb1 chromosome 6, rEreImb1.hap1, whole genome shotgun sequence genome:
- the LOC144266585 gene encoding histone H2B 8-like: MAENSILNLLKLIAIEIPEPAKSAPAPKKDSKKAVTKTQNKGDKKRRKTRKESYSIYVYKVLKQVHPDTGISKAMGIMNSFVNDIFERIAGEASRLGHYNKCSTITSREIQTAVRLLPPGELAKHAVSEGTKAVTKYISSK; this comes from the exons ATGGCAGAGAATAGCATCCTCAATCTGCTGAAGCTCA TAGCAATCGAGATACCTGAGCCGGCGAAATCTGCTCCCGCGCCCAAGAAGGACTCCAAGAAAGCGGTGACCAAGACCCAGAATAAAGGGGACAAGAAACGCCGCAAGACCAGGAAGGAGAGTTACTCCATTTATGTCTATAAGGTGCTGAAGCAGGTTCACCCCGACACCGGCATCTCTAAGGCCATGGGCATCATGAATTCCTTTGTCAATGACATCTTCGAGCGCATTGCTGGGGAGGCGTCCCGCCTGGGGCATTATAACAAGTGCTCCACCATCACCTCCCGGGAGATCCAGACCGCCGTGCGCCTGCTGCCGCCGGGGGAGCTGGCCAAACACGCCGTGTCTGAGGGCACCAAGGCTGTGACCAAGTACATCAGCTCCAAGTAA